One genomic segment of Vulcanisaeta thermophila includes these proteins:
- a CDS encoding FAD binding domain-containing protein, whose amino-acid sequence MAYALGLPRGFKYLRASSIDEALKLVKEYNAKVIAGGMSLMPMLKLRMVNPDYLIDIFHINELRYVRVDGNYLRIGALTVHNDIAMNKTISTNAEVLSEAAWHIADIQVRNLGTIGGSLAHADPAANYYPALIALDAEVLIKGLGSERVIKVEDLYKGPYTTDLRVDELITEVRIPINSYRGVYEIFRRGGASFPSVIVAVTVREREGVIDKSRIVIGAAYPEPVVIKDSLVGMGVKDVVNRAQEIAGQVMTSINVKPLEDTHTPGDYRIRVTRNLLAKALAELGNGKHAPLPVRDSLITWPDAGNVEYVGDLVRVRINVDGQWIEDLVEPRTLLLDFLRAHGYTEVKRGCDEGKCGACTVLVNGRAIKSCLVPAIRFNNQSVTTVKGLAKTGELHPIQRAFLEEYAMQCGYCTHGFIMVTHDYLSNVDGAASDETLKLSIKNICRCTGYINIIRAIKKASKYVAEVRK is encoded by the coding sequence ATGGCGTACGCCCTAGGCCTACCCAGGGGTTTTAAGTACTTGAGGGCTTCGTCGATTGATGAGGCTTTGAAGTTAGTTAAGGAGTACAATGCCAAGGTCATTGCTGGAGGGATGAGTTTAATGCCCATGCTTAAGCTTAGGATGGTTAATCCCGACTACCTAATCGACATATTCCATATCAACGAGCTCAGGTACGTGAGGGTGGACGGTAATTACCTCAGGATCGGAGCTCTAACAGTCCATAATGACATTGCAATGAACAAAACCATTAGCACAAACGCCGAGGTACTAAGCGAGGCCGCCTGGCACATCGCCGATATTCAAGTTCGCAACCTGGGCACGATAGGCGGTAGCCTCGCGCATGCGGACCCAGCGGCTAATTATTACCCCGCATTAATTGCCCTCGATGCGGAGGTTTTGATTAAGGGCCTGGGTTCCGAGAGGGTTATTAAGGTTGAGGATCTCTACAAGGGGCCTTACACAACCGATTTAAGGGTTGATGAATTGATAACTGAGGTTAGGATACCCATTAATAGTTATAGGGGCGTTTACGAGATATTCAGGCGTGGCGGTGCCTCATTCCCAAGCGTCATAGTTGCGGTGACGGTGAGGGAGAGGGAGGGTGTCATTGATAAGTCGAGGATAGTGATTGGCGCCGCTTACCCAGAGCCCGTTGTTATTAAGGATAGCCTAGTGGGTATGGGCGTGAAGGATGTGGTTAACAGGGCGCAGGAGATTGCGGGTCAGGTAATGACATCAATAAACGTAAAACCACTCGAGGACACGCATACCCCCGGTGATTACCGCATCAGGGTTACCAGGAACCTACTCGCCAAGGCATTGGCGGAGTTGGGTAATGGTAAGCATGCCCCGCTGCCGGTTAGGGACTCGTTAATTACCTGGCCCGATGCTGGTAATGTGGAGTATGTGGGTGATTTGGTGAGGGTTAGGATTAATGTTGATGGTCAATGGATTGAGGACCTAGTGGAGCCCAGGACGTTACTCCTCGACTTCCTAAGGGCGCATGGGTATACCGAGGTTAAGAGGGGTTGTGATGAGGGCAAGTGCGGTGCATGCACGGTGTTGGTAAATGGGCGTGCAATTAAGTCATGCCTCGTGCCAGCCATTAGGTTTAATAATCAATCCGTGACCACGGTCAAGGGGTTAGCAAAGACCGGCGAGTTACACCCCATACAGAGGGCATTCCTTGAGGAGTACGCAATGCAGTGCGGTTATTGTACCCACGGATTCATAATGGTCACCCATGATTATTTAAGCAATGTGGATGGGGCGGCATCCGACGAGACGTTGAAGCTTAGTATTAAGAATATCTGTAGGTGCACGGGGTACATTAACATAATAAGGGCTATTAAGAAGGCCTCTAAGTACGTTGCGGAGGTTAGGAAATGA
- a CDS encoding GNAT family N-acetyltransferase — MIVGGASPEVIKLIKKAYVNNPVFFFFPFYDLMYYPEFTEVYLDVVGNDVVGYLLVWGSDCVAVRLMGNARRLIDKLPTHDCVDIIALISDYDIREFLNVVSGRVGTHLRGVSRVLTMVCTRESFRDLTTSLVRRLGVGDVNGLMSIKGEQGLGINYLEALMRLVSPHWHYYGAFLNGELVSIAAASAKLPEVWYVSDVYTRRGFRNMGFARAVVSAVTRDAINSGAVAMLEVSEDDEASVRAYGDVGYRVVNVEYRLVAKPM, encoded by the coding sequence ATGATTGTGGGTGGTGCCTCCCCTGAAGTAATAAAACTAATCAAAAAAGCATACGTGAACAACCCAGTATTCTTCTTCTTCCCATTCTATGACCTAATGTACTACCCAGAGTTCACCGAGGTTTACCTGGACGTTGTGGGTAATGATGTAGTGGGCTACCTACTCGTTTGGGGGAGTGATTGCGTGGCTGTGCGTTTGATGGGTAATGCCAGGAGGTTAATTGATAAGCTACCCACCCATGACTGCGTTGATATCATAGCCCTAATTAGCGATTACGACATTCGAGAATTCCTCAATGTGGTTAGTGGGCGCGTGGGTACCCACCTCAGGGGCGTTAGTAGGGTGTTGACCATGGTGTGTACCAGGGAGTCCTTTAGGGACTTAACAACAAGCCTGGTGAGGAGGTTGGGTGTGGGTGATGTTAATGGGCTCATGAGCATTAAGGGGGAGCAGGGTTTGGGTATTAATTACCTGGAGGCATTAATGAGGTTGGTCTCACCTCATTGGCATTACTACGGTGCGTTTTTAAACGGTGAATTGGTCTCCATAGCCGCGGCAAGTGCTAAGCTCCCCGAGGTTTGGTACGTTAGTGATGTGTACACGAGGCGGGGGTTTAGGAATATGGGTTTTGCGAGGGCTGTGGTTTCGGCGGTGACTAGGGACGCAATTAATAGTGGTGCGGTGGCTATGTTGGAGGTTTCTGAGGATGATGAGGCGTCGGTTAGGGCCTATGGGGATGTGGGTTATAGGGTTGTCAACGTTGAGTATCGATTGGTCGCTAAACCAATGTAG
- a CDS encoding mechanosensitive ion channel family protein: MITLLMAVLTTMDLEILGFIPGQVFYTVLTAVIILVVGYVIGRVVEWLIKKVSYSTGLDAFFRKTSVGRALLRSGYTAGDFLGLFVKWVIYIAAVFYALLELSYASPNLSFLYDTAKSVLSYLPHLVSGVIILIVGLIMVDWISDYFKRSYPTNEPYSQTLLNFIGDAFRFILYYMVITIALSIMGINVQILYIFATGLAWAIAIGLGVAIGLLFAFYLREPLRRFLERSSAPEEKRGAGGGGHGEG; encoded by the coding sequence ATGATTACTCTCCTCATGGCCGTATTAACTACCATGGATTTAGAAATACTGGGTTTCATACCTGGGCAGGTATTCTACACTGTATTGACTGCCGTGATCATACTAGTGGTGGGTTACGTAATAGGTAGGGTGGTGGAGTGGTTGATAAAGAAGGTGTCGTACTCCACGGGCCTCGACGCATTCTTCAGAAAAACCTCTGTGGGTAGGGCGTTGCTTAGGAGTGGTTACACGGCGGGAGACTTCCTGGGCCTCTTTGTTAAGTGGGTCATTTACATAGCCGCTGTTTTCTACGCATTACTGGAGTTATCCTACGCGAGCCCCAATCTATCCTTTCTCTACGATACCGCGAAGAGCGTACTATCCTACCTACCCCACCTGGTGTCCGGCGTTATAATACTCATTGTGGGGTTGATAATGGTTGATTGGATAAGCGATTACTTTAAGCGTAGCTACCCAACAAATGAGCCCTACTCACAAACGCTCCTTAACTTCATTGGTGATGCCTTTAGGTTCATCCTCTACTACATGGTCATAACAATAGCCCTGAGCATAATGGGAATCAACGTCCAAATACTGTACATATTCGCAACGGGCCTTGCATGGGCCATTGCGATAGGGCTTGGCGTGGCCATTGGATTATTATTTGCGTTCTACCTTAGGGAACCCCTCAGGAGGTTCCTTGAGCGTTCGTCAGCGCCCGAGGAGAAGCGTGGGGCTGGGGGTGGGGGGCATGGTGAAGGCTAG
- a CDS encoding glycosyltransferase family 4 protein, giving the protein MVKARVGVIMYQTSASKGQELVAQRMVKWFLRLGYDAYLITSIYHDNKELIKHRVVETSVEGYVYFEKDPAIGLPTIRVDSYVAKWPPRRIMFKNFVDVLRRIYDNFEVNALITHSTLWNGPEETAKYVMWRRMLNTLGLEQSKVFFAHMSHYQPPDPTRYDVIERAYRLSWNHLAFPEIFKAANYLLCVTPLEGEEMIRFGARPEQVYIFPGGIDDDEVSDLNLVDSSDFRAKYRIPDNVKIVAYLGTIEERKNPLAVVRVARLLRHRKDVHFVIAGKPGDQWGDVVEEARGLTNVTLTGELSVEDKKKLIKESYVNIIMSKMEALGLTQLEFMYGGVPVITSAVYGQRWVVRNGVDGIHVNGPDDIEGAAKAVERLLDHPDERDVMGRNASERASNFLMSRLIRDLAKVIDNYLAS; this is encoded by the coding sequence ATGGTGAAGGCTAGGGTTGGGGTGATAATGTACCAAACTAGTGCCTCGAAGGGGCAGGAGTTGGTGGCCCAGCGCATGGTTAAGTGGTTCCTTAGGCTTGGTTATGACGCATACCTAATAACGAGTATTTACCACGATAACAAGGAACTGATTAAGCACAGGGTTGTGGAGACCTCTGTCGAGGGCTATGTTTACTTCGAGAAGGACCCAGCCATTGGGTTGCCCACGATAAGGGTTGATAGTTACGTGGCCAAGTGGCCCCCGAGGAGGATCATGTTTAAGAACTTCGTTGATGTGCTAAGGAGGATTTATGATAATTTTGAGGTGAACGCATTAATAACTCACTCCACGCTTTGGAATGGGCCTGAGGAGACCGCCAAGTACGTGATGTGGAGGAGGATGCTCAACACCCTGGGTCTGGAACAGAGTAAGGTGTTCTTTGCCCACATGAGTCATTACCAACCTCCAGACCCCACTAGGTATGACGTCATTGAGAGGGCTTATAGGCTCTCCTGGAATCACCTGGCGTTTCCCGAAATATTTAAGGCGGCGAATTACCTGCTCTGTGTCACGCCTCTCGAGGGTGAGGAAATGATTAGGTTTGGGGCCAGGCCGGAGCAGGTGTACATATTCCCTGGTGGTATTGATGATGATGAGGTTTCGGACCTAAACCTCGTAGACTCCAGCGATTTTAGGGCTAAGTACAGGATACCCGATAATGTTAAGATTGTGGCTTACCTGGGTACCATTGAGGAGAGGAAGAACCCGCTTGCCGTGGTTAGGGTTGCCAGGTTGCTTAGGCATAGGAAGGATGTGCACTTTGTGATTGCGGGTAAGCCCGGTGATCAGTGGGGTGACGTTGTTGAGGAGGCGAGGGGCCTTACCAATGTTACATTAACGGGTGAGTTGAGTGTTGAGGATAAGAAGAAGCTTATTAAGGAGTCCTACGTGAATATAATCATGAGTAAAATGGAGGCCCTAGGATTAACACAGCTCGAGTTCATGTACGGCGGGGTGCCGGTAATAACGTCAGCGGTTTATGGGCAGAGGTGGGTTGTTAGGAATGGGGTTGATGGTATACACGTAAATGGGCCGGATGATATTGAGGGTGCCGCTAAGGCCGTGGAGAGGTTGCTTGATCATCCCGATGAGAGGGACGTGATGGGTAGGAATGCGTCTGAGCGGGCGTCCAACTTCTTAATGAGTAGGTTGATAAGGGATTTGGCGAAGGTTATTGATAATTACTTAGCCTCGTAA
- the fdhF gene encoding formate dehydrogenase subunit alpha produces MVKVVLNGKEVEAFDGETILSLARRHGIDIPTVCYYEGFSNGSCRVCVVEVNGRLTPSCITKVSQGMKIETDSPRVIRARQTILKLLLKNHSHRSREEQLKCVVCGYAVKYGLDPAPILTDVKVDDTHPAIVFNPSACIMCRKCVIACDIDQNNDVISVINKGSDVRIGFDLDLPMGRSSCVSCGACVDSCPTGALMERDWEPADKVVETTCPYCGTGCRVEYGVKDNRVIWARGAGGPANEGKLCVKGKFGFHYVNSPERLTKPLIRRPGVPKGPLRGRRIEEVFREATWEEALDLIAARFKEILSKYGPVSIGGIMSDRSTNESLYAFQKFMRCVLGTDNIDQSATLCHEPSAWSLAYSLGYGAATNPIKDILNARTIIVVGSNMNETHPVIASYVKRAVKNGTHLIVVNPLHTELARYAEIELNIKPGTDVVLFSAMARYILDMNWHDKEFISKYTEGFDEWVSSLKPYTLELAEKVTGVPQDLIKEAARLYALEKPSMIMWTLGITEHENGTDNVSSIINLALLTGNVGKPGTGLMPLRGQNNVQGGADMGCAPGRLPGYQSLVNPEVRRRFEEVWRCRLPTFVGFRSTDMFEMARRGVIKAMYIVGENSVRSHPNAAAVAEALSKLEFLVVQDIFLTETAEYADVVLPAASSALEDYGTFTNTERRVQPVRKVVEPPGDAKPDWWVFVELARRFGYDMGFRDSGDIMRELGLVAPIFNGLSHEIVDKSGGIQWPVKSGGAGTPILYTDGFPVGKARFRVASWREPDITYSSLYPYVLIIGRERAQYHTATMTSRSPILRMLWRGPVVEMNPEDMRREGLEPHEEVRLVSPTGSLIAKVVPSDRVHQGILFTTFHYPELWINSLVPPTLEPITRTPAYKDTRVRVEKLVR; encoded by the coding sequence ATGGTGAAGGTGGTGCTAAACGGTAAGGAGGTTGAGGCGTTTGATGGCGAGACAATACTAAGCCTGGCCAGGAGGCATGGTATTGATATACCCACGGTATGCTACTACGAGGGCTTCTCCAATGGTTCATGCAGGGTCTGCGTGGTTGAGGTTAATGGTAGATTAACACCATCATGCATAACCAAGGTGTCCCAGGGCATGAAGATAGAGACTGACAGCCCCAGGGTTATCAGGGCCAGGCAAACAATACTAAAACTCCTACTTAAGAACCACAGCCATAGGAGCAGGGAGGAGCAACTTAAATGCGTGGTTTGCGGGTACGCAGTAAAGTACGGGTTAGACCCAGCCCCAATACTCACTGATGTCAAGGTGGACGATACACACCCAGCAATAGTGTTCAACCCCTCCGCATGCATCATGTGCAGGAAGTGCGTAATCGCGTGCGATATAGATCAGAATAACGATGTTATTTCCGTAATCAACAAAGGGTCTGATGTTAGGATTGGCTTCGACCTGGACCTACCCATGGGCAGGTCCAGCTGCGTGAGTTGCGGGGCTTGCGTGGACTCATGCCCCACGGGTGCGCTTATGGAGAGGGATTGGGAACCCGCCGATAAGGTTGTGGAAACCACATGCCCCTACTGCGGTACTGGGTGTAGGGTTGAGTACGGTGTTAAGGATAACAGGGTCATTTGGGCTAGGGGTGCCGGGGGACCCGCCAACGAGGGTAAGTTATGCGTTAAGGGGAAATTCGGGTTCCACTACGTTAATAGCCCTGAGAGGCTAACGAAGCCCTTAATAAGGAGGCCAGGCGTTCCCAAGGGCCCATTACGTGGTAGGAGGATTGAGGAGGTGTTTAGGGAGGCTACTTGGGAGGAGGCCCTGGATTTAATAGCGGCCAGGTTTAAGGAGATCCTTAGTAAGTATGGGCCCGTGTCCATTGGCGGGATAATGAGCGATAGAAGCACAAATGAGAGTCTATACGCGTTCCAGAAGTTCATGAGGTGTGTGTTGGGTACCGATAATATTGACCAATCAGCCACCCTATGCCACGAACCCTCCGCCTGGTCCCTAGCATACTCATTGGGTTATGGCGCAGCCACAAACCCGATAAAGGATATACTAAACGCAAGGACCATAATTGTCGTAGGCTCCAACATGAATGAGACACACCCTGTGATCGCCTCCTACGTCAAGAGGGCAGTTAAGAATGGTACACACTTAATAGTGGTTAATCCATTGCACACGGAGCTCGCCAGGTATGCGGAAATCGAATTGAATATTAAACCAGGCACTGATGTCGTGCTGTTCTCGGCCATGGCCAGGTACATACTGGATATGAATTGGCATGATAAGGAATTCATAAGTAAGTATACCGAGGGATTTGATGAGTGGGTCTCCTCACTCAAACCCTACACCCTGGAGTTAGCCGAGAAGGTAACCGGCGTACCCCAGGACTTGATTAAAGAAGCCGCTAGGCTTTACGCCCTAGAGAAGCCATCAATGATCATGTGGACCTTGGGAATCACGGAGCATGAGAATGGCACGGACAACGTCTCCTCAATAATAAACCTGGCATTACTAACGGGTAACGTGGGTAAACCAGGCACTGGTTTAATGCCACTACGTGGGCAGAACAACGTGCAGGGCGGTGCCGACATGGGCTGCGCCCCAGGGAGGCTCCCTGGCTACCAGTCATTAGTAAATCCCGAGGTTAGGAGGAGGTTTGAGGAGGTGTGGCGTTGTAGGTTACCCACCTTCGTGGGTTTCAGGAGCACTGACATGTTTGAAATGGCCAGGAGGGGCGTGATCAAGGCCATGTACATAGTGGGTGAGAATAGCGTAAGGTCCCACCCCAACGCAGCCGCCGTTGCCGAGGCATTAAGCAAACTCGAGTTCCTAGTAGTTCAGGACATATTCCTAACCGAAACCGCGGAGTACGCCGACGTGGTCTTGCCAGCGGCTTCCTCTGCGCTTGAGGATTACGGTACATTCACGAACACGGAGAGGAGGGTGCAGCCCGTTAGGAAGGTTGTTGAGCCGCCTGGCGATGCCAAGCCTGACTGGTGGGTCTTCGTGGAGCTGGCAAGGAGGTTTGGCTACGACATGGGCTTTAGGGACAGCGGTGATATAATGAGGGAGTTGGGGCTTGTGGCGCCCATATTCAATGGTTTATCTCACGAGATTGTGGATAAGAGCGGTGGTATTCAATGGCCCGTGAAATCAGGGGGCGCTGGAACGCCCATACTTTACACCGATGGGTTCCCTGTGGGTAAGGCTAGGTTTAGGGTTGCGTCATGGAGGGAGCCCGACATTACGTACTCATCACTCTACCCGTACGTGTTAATAATTGGTAGGGAGAGAGCCCAGTACCACACGGCCACGATGACATCGCGCTCACCAATACTCAGGATGCTATGGAGAGGGCCCGTGGTGGAGATGAACCCTGAGGACATGAGGAGGGAGGGGTTGGAGCCCCATGAGGAGGTTAGGTTAGTATCGCCCACGGGCTCACTCATTGCGAAGGTCGTACCCTCGGACAGGGTGCACCAGGGAATTTTATTCACCACCTTCCATTACCCAGAGCTTTGGATTAACTCCCTAGTGCCGCCTACCCTGGAGCCCATAACCCGGACTCCAGCGTATAAAGACACCAGGGTTCGCGTGGAGAAGCTGGTTAGGTAG
- a CDS encoding NADH-ubiquinone oxidoreductase-F iron-sulfur binding region domain-containing protein, with the protein MDYRARLRKATSEVLENRVIDYDKLREIASKYNVPPSTLMTFSSFAFHDYSENQVCMGLPCILRGAKDVVRELEKRGIKYSVTYCLGYCDEGPVVRMGNKYYTFVNGDFREIEKSRYEYVLSHRETLSNYVGRGGYKYLERFLNENDKLFLLELLVKVGLMGPGALGRFKSMASSPVKPKYLVINGHEGEPGGFKDRLIMERNAHQLLEGSLLLGVALGIDEVVVAINERFRNARAIIEEALGELRDYLRGKGLIDKLPTISTSLVSSPYVVGEETALIDNLEGGRGEPRVRPPDPTEAGLYGKPTAVINVEVAAAAPLLLAMHYEGKEPIIEKYFCVTGDVEKPGLYREPLTTALSDLLMKAGAKDVKAVFVGGVSSGLIHSARITVKLTPEETRKLGVFIGPGVIIPLSSSRCIVDTMLEVERFFAHESCGRCEPCRLGTKELVGVLEKIKSGRATMDDLKWAEDVARTMMETSLCGLGQSAGKVFLDALSQFRDEFEEHLRGVCRAHVCFG; encoded by the coding sequence ATGGATTATAGGGCAAGGTTGCGGAAAGCCACTAGTGAGGTTTTGGAGAATAGGGTTATTGATTATGATAAATTACGTGAGATTGCGAGTAAGTACAACGTGCCCCCCTCAACACTCATGACATTCTCATCCTTCGCATTCCATGATTACTCAGAAAACCAGGTATGCATGGGGCTACCCTGTATACTAAGGGGAGCTAAGGATGTGGTTAGGGAGTTGGAGAAACGGGGCATTAAGTACTCAGTGACGTACTGCCTTGGTTATTGTGATGAGGGGCCCGTGGTGAGGATGGGTAATAAGTACTATACGTTTGTTAATGGTGATTTTAGGGAAATTGAAAAATCAAGGTACGAATACGTACTGTCGCATCGCGAGACACTGAGTAATTACGTGGGTAGGGGTGGTTATAAGTACCTCGAGAGGTTCCTCAATGAGAACGACAAATTATTCCTCCTCGAGTTACTCGTTAAGGTTGGGCTAATGGGGCCGGGCGCCCTGGGCAGGTTCAAGTCAATGGCTAGTAGCCCCGTTAAGCCCAAGTACCTGGTTATTAATGGTCATGAGGGCGAGCCTGGGGGCTTTAAGGATAGGTTGATAATGGAGAGGAATGCGCATCAGCTCCTGGAGGGCTCATTACTCCTAGGCGTGGCTTTGGGGATCGATGAGGTTGTGGTGGCAATTAACGAGAGGTTTAGGAATGCCAGGGCGATTATTGAGGAGGCCCTGGGTGAGTTAAGGGATTACCTAAGGGGTAAGGGGTTGATTGATAAATTACCCACGATTAGTACCTCACTGGTTAGTTCACCCTACGTGGTTGGTGAGGAAACGGCATTAATTGACAACCTAGAGGGAGGTAGAGGGGAGCCCAGGGTAAGGCCACCCGACCCCACAGAGGCTGGTTTATACGGTAAACCAACGGCCGTCATTAACGTGGAGGTTGCCGCAGCGGCGCCGCTACTCCTGGCGATGCATTATGAGGGTAAGGAGCCCATTATCGAGAAGTACTTCTGCGTAACGGGCGATGTGGAGAAGCCGGGACTTTATAGGGAACCGTTAACGACGGCGTTAAGTGACTTGTTAATGAAGGCTGGGGCTAAGGATGTGAAGGCAGTATTCGTTGGCGGTGTATCAAGCGGCTTAATCCACTCGGCCAGGATTACGGTTAAGCTCACCCCAGAGGAGACCAGGAAGTTGGGCGTCTTCATAGGGCCAGGCGTCATAATACCACTATCAAGTAGTAGGTGCATTGTGGATACCATGCTTGAGGTGGAGAGGTTCTTCGCCCACGAGTCCTGCGGCCGCTGTGAACCCTGTAGGCTAGGTACCAAGGAACTTGTGGGTGTTCTTGAGAAGATCAAGAGCGGTAGGGCCACCATGGATGACCTAAAATGGGCCGAGGACGTGGCCAGGACCATGATGGAAACCTCGCTCTGCGGTCTCGGGCAGTCAGCGGGTAAGGTATTTCTCGACGCCCTGAGCCAATTCAGGGATGAGTTTGAGGAGCACCTGAGGGGTGTTTGTAGAGCACATGTTTGCTTTGGGTGA
- a CDS encoding archease, with amino-acid sequence MGCELPIPYEYGEHTADISIIAYGCTLEEAFRNAALGVADLTYYVSRVEPREYVDVDVEGDDLEQLLFNWIDEVIYLFDGRKFAYGNYFRELTIIGNGPYRLKASIGGEHYDINKHGYRGLIVKAMTYNMMEIARTNNYWRIRFVVDV; translated from the coding sequence GTGGGTTGTGAATTACCAATTCCCTATGAGTATGGGGAGCACACAGCGGATATTTCAATAATAGCCTATGGATGCACATTGGAAGAAGCCTTCAGGAACGCGGCCCTGGGGGTGGCCGACCTGACATACTACGTTAGTAGGGTTGAGCCTAGGGAGTACGTGGACGTTGACGTGGAGGGGGATGACCTGGAGCAGCTTCTTTTTAATTGGATTGATGAGGTGATTTACCTGTTTGATGGTAGGAAGTTTGCCTACGGTAATTACTTCAGGGAATTAACCATAATCGGTAATGGACCCTACAGGCTCAAAGCCTCCATTGGTGGTGAGCACTACGACATTAATAAGCATGGTTATAGGGGGTTGATTGTCAAGGCCATGACGTATAACATGATGGAAATCGCAAGGACCAATAATTACTGGCGCATTAGGTTTGTCGTTGATGTTTAA
- the gatD gene encoding Glu-tRNA(Gln) amidotransferase subunit GatD, which produces MLREFMSKFGVREFDVVRLVLRDGSELVGVVLPKPEVGDPNVMVVKLDNGYNVGIHISNIAKLEVQGHVESPMASTVPIGKFVRSEPTGLPRVRLVATGGTIMSKVDYRTGAVYPSFSLEDLYTMYPEIKGIADLELLNLMAIFSEDMTPRRWSEMAEAVYKAFMEGVEGVVVLHGTDTMHYSAAAMSFAIRNPPGPVAFVGSQRSSDRPSSDAFENLLAAVLVAARAPFAGSVLVMHAGTSDGLIAVHRGTRVRKMHTSRRDTFISINSEPLAYVDINKLEIKMNTSDFRARGKPEDTTLMNKFDDKVALVKFYPGMDPEILHFLIDRGYHGIVIEGTGFGHVRAELLDPIKRAIDSGIPVVITSQTIFGRVNLNVYRRGVELLRLGVIPGEDMIPEVAFVKLSWVLAQTKDMNEVRRLMLTPIDHEISPRSEVNTYINKVSNT; this is translated from the coding sequence GTGCTTAGGGAATTCATGAGTAAATTTGGCGTTAGGGAGTTCGACGTGGTAAGGTTGGTGCTCAGGGATGGTTCGGAGCTTGTTGGGGTTGTCCTGCCTAAGCCCGAGGTTGGTGATCCCAATGTTATGGTGGTTAAGCTCGATAATGGGTACAACGTGGGAATACACATAAGTAACATAGCCAAGCTCGAGGTTCAGGGACACGTGGAAAGCCCCATGGCATCCACGGTACCCATTGGCAAGTTCGTGAGGTCAGAGCCCACTGGCCTACCCAGGGTTAGGCTAGTGGCCACCGGCGGTACCATAATGTCCAAGGTGGACTACAGGACTGGGGCCGTATACCCGAGCTTTAGCCTCGAGGACCTGTACACCATGTACCCAGAGATTAAGGGCATTGCGGACCTGGAGCTCCTAAACCTAATGGCCATATTCAGTGAGGACATGACCCCAAGGAGGTGGTCCGAGATGGCAGAGGCGGTGTACAAGGCCTTCATGGAGGGTGTGGAGGGTGTCGTGGTACTTCACGGAACAGACACCATGCACTACTCCGCAGCCGCAATGTCCTTCGCAATAAGGAACCCACCTGGGCCCGTGGCATTCGTGGGCTCACAAAGAAGTAGTGATAGACCCTCGAGCGATGCCTTTGAGAACCTACTCGCAGCGGTCCTCGTGGCTGCGAGGGCCCCCTTCGCGGGCTCCGTCCTGGTGATGCACGCGGGGACCAGTGATGGCTTGATTGCGGTGCATAGGGGTACTAGGGTTAGGAAGATGCACACCTCAAGGCGCGACACCTTCATCTCCATAAACAGCGAGCCCCTCGCCTACGTGGACATTAACAAACTGGAGATTAAGATGAACACCAGTGACTTCAGGGCCAGGGGCAAGCCTGAGGATACAACGCTCATGAATAAATTCGACGATAAGGTGGCCCTGGTTAAGTTCTACCCTGGAATGGACCCTGAAATACTCCACTTCCTCATAGACAGGGGCTACCACGGCATTGTGATAGAGGGCACGGGCTTTGGGCACGTAAGGGCTGAGCTCCTCGACCCAATAAAGAGGGCCATCGACTCGGGAATACCCGTGGTAATAACGAGCCAGACAATATTCGGCAGGGTAAACCTAAACGTCTACAGGAGGGGCGTGGAACTACTGAGACTAGGCGTCATACCGGGTGAGGACATGATCCCCGAGGTGGCCTTCGTGAAGCTATCCTGGGTACTTGCGCAGACTAAGGATATGAATGAGGTGAGGAGGTTAATGTTGACACCCATAGACCACGAAATAAGCCCAAGGAGTGAGGTGAACACGTACATAAACAAGGTAAGTAATACATAA